In the genome of Patescibacteria group bacterium, one region contains:
- the dnaE gene encoding DNA polymerase III subunit alpha produces the protein MADPTPTPKEPVPYKFTHLHVHTHYSLLNALPQIPDLVKKAKKLGMPALAITDNGNMYGTIEFYKACKKNEIKPIIGVDFYVALRTRHDKTSGIDNKRSRLVLLAKNQNGYKQLIALVTESHLSGFYYKPRLDKELISQYKDDVVCIAPSFSSAISLALKQHDKEKALEWLEFYKSVYGQENFFLEITHHPEISNHQELMKELRDLAKETNTQIMAAHDVYYLDPEDRAARNTLMSIQSGGDMSERSFDDSEEDFSFISPDQADEYFANMPEALENTKKITEMCNVDIHMSTWYFPDIEEVPGKTHDDVLRDLAYEGIEKRGMERSPELIKRLDYELEVIKNKGYAKYFRVVSDLLHFAHDNKILTTIRGSVAGSLVTYLTKITNVDPLSYKLPFERFLNPERPSAPDIDMDYADNRRDEVIAYARRKYGAEKVAQIGTFGTMAAKGAVRDVARAMGYPVATGDRISKLIPMGSQGFAMTIDRALEEEPELKKIYDAEPEVRDIIEMAKKIEGCARHISVHAAGVVIAPDALTNHVPIQFDPKGEGKLITQYDMHGVGEDGVGLLKFDFLGIRNLSILADAVIKVKEIENIDVDIENVPIADEKTFQMLARGETVGLFQLNGTGMTKFLKELKPSTIHDINAMVALYRPGPMEMIPTYIERKHNPQKIEFLDKRMKEYLDMSFGLLVYQDDVMLTAIHLAGYSWLEADKLRKAMGKKIPEVMQAEKGKLMDGLIKNGLPEAKAEELWKLIEPFAAYGFNKAHAASYGRVAYQTSYMKANFPAIYMSAVLTAESGDTEKVAEIITECKRMRIAVLPPDINESDTHFTVIKNHSEITSAKTGNKKMIDAIRFGLTTIKNFGEGIGDIIIAERKRGGPFPTLVDFLNRIKDRALNRKSLEALIKCGAMDKLGERGHMLANIDDLLKYNKESTATHDQDSLFGLMADTTTVPSLRMKDAPAATGPEMLVWEKELLGLYISGHPLDQHQAKMTRVEMNIKKTKEVLKDGMMAVVYGLLEEVKPINTKKGDKMAFLKLSDYSSSIEAVAFPRTLKEFESMLQQDNCIAIKGKFSLRNGTPSILVEKVKVL, from the coding sequence ATGGCAGATCCAACACCTACCCCAAAGGAACCTGTACCTTACAAGTTCACGCATCTTCACGTTCATACTCACTACAGTTTATTGAATGCTCTCCCTCAAATTCCTGACCTCGTTAAAAAAGCAAAGAAACTGGGAATGCCTGCACTTGCAATTACCGACAACGGTAATATGTACGGCACCATTGAGTTCTACAAAGCTTGCAAAAAAAATGAAATCAAACCAATTATTGGTGTTGATTTTTATGTTGCCCTTCGAACTCGACATGACAAAACATCCGGTATCGATAACAAGCGATCACGATTGGTGCTTTTAGCCAAAAATCAAAATGGCTATAAGCAATTAATTGCATTGGTGACCGAATCACATTTATCGGGATTTTATTACAAACCACGATTAGATAAAGAATTAATTTCTCAGTATAAAGATGATGTAGTATGTATCGCTCCATCATTCTCTAGTGCTATTAGTTTGGCATTGAAGCAACATGATAAAGAAAAAGCATTAGAATGGCTTGAGTTTTACAAATCTGTCTATGGACAAGAAAACTTCTTCTTAGAAATCACACATCATCCTGAAATTTCAAATCATCAGGAACTTATGAAAGAGTTGCGAGATTTGGCAAAAGAAACAAACACTCAGATCATGGCAGCACATGATGTGTATTATCTTGATCCTGAAGATCGGGCAGCACGTAATACCCTCATGTCTATTCAATCTGGTGGAGACATGAGTGAACGAAGTTTTGACGATTCAGAAGAAGATTTTTCATTTATTTCACCTGACCAAGCAGACGAGTATTTTGCTAATATGCCTGAGGCTCTCGAAAATACAAAAAAAATTACTGAAATGTGTAATGTGGATATTCACATGAGCACATGGTACTTCCCTGATATTGAAGAAGTTCCTGGTAAAACTCATGATGACGTACTTCGAGATCTTGCCTATGAAGGAATTGAAAAACGAGGCATGGAACGATCTCCAGAACTTATTAAAAGATTGGACTACGAATTAGAAGTTATCAAAAACAAAGGATATGCAAAATATTTCCGAGTAGTATCTGACCTACTGCATTTTGCTCATGATAATAAAATTCTCACAACCATTCGAGGATCTGTTGCGGGATCTCTTGTAACCTATCTTACAAAGATTACAAACGTAGATCCTCTTAGCTACAAACTTCCGTTCGAACGATTCTTAAACCCCGAACGACCATCTGCTCCCGATATCGATATGGACTATGCCGATAACCGTCGTGACGAAGTTATTGCCTATGCACGTAGAAAGTATGGGGCTGAAAAAGTAGCTCAGATTGGAACGTTTGGAACGATGGCAGCCAAAGGTGCTGTGCGCGACGTTGCTCGAGCGATGGGCTATCCTGTGGCCACAGGAGATCGAATTTCAAAACTCATTCCAATGGGTTCTCAAGGTTTTGCTATGACTATTGATCGAGCACTTGAAGAAGAACCTGAACTTAAAAAGATTTATGATGCAGAGCCCGAAGTACGTGACATCATTGAAATGGCCAAAAAGATTGAAGGATGTGCACGTCACATTTCAGTTCACGCGGCCGGTGTGGTGATTGCTCCAGATGCACTTACAAATCATGTACCTATTCAGTTTGATCCTAAAGGAGAAGGAAAACTCATTACCCAGTACGACATGCACGGCGTGGGAGAAGACGGCGTGGGACTTTTGAAATTCGACTTTCTTGGAATTCGAAACCTTTCTATTCTTGCCGATGCTGTGATAAAAGTAAAAGAAATTGAAAATATAGATGTAGATATCGAAAATGTCCCTATTGCTGATGAGAAGACATTCCAAATGCTTGCTCGTGGAGAAACAGTGGGGCTTTTCCAATTAAACGGAACAGGTATGACGAAGTTCCTAAAAGAACTTAAGCCTTCAACAATTCACGACATCAATGCGATGGTGGCACTCTACCGACCAGGTCCTATGGAAATGATCCCAACCTACATTGAACGAAAACACAATCCTCAAAAAATAGAATTTTTGGATAAACGAATGAAAGAGTATTTGGATATGTCATTCGGACTGCTTGTGTACCAAGACGACGTGATGCTTACCGCTATTCACCTTGCCGGCTATTCATGGCTTGAAGCGGATAAACTCCGAAAAGCTATGGGTAAGAAAATTCCTGAAGTTATGCAAGCTGAAAAAGGAAAGCTCATGGATGGTCTTATTAAAAATGGACTTCCTGAAGCAAAAGCAGAAGAACTTTGGAAACTTATCGAACCATTTGCTGCCTACGGATTCAATAAAGCTCACGCAGCGTCATACGGACGAGTGGCCTATCAAACCTCATACATGAAGGCCAACTTCCCTGCTATTTATATGAGTGCCGTACTCACTGCCGAATCAGGAGACACCGAAAAAGTTGCCGAAATCATTACAGAATGTAAACGAATGCGTATTGCCGTACTTCCCCCTGATATCAATGAAAGTGATACGCATTTTACTGTAATAAAAAACCACTCTGAAATTACCAGTGCAAAAACTGGTAATAAGAAGATGATCGATGCTATACGATTTGGACTTACTACTATCAAAAACTTCGGTGAAGGTATTGGTGACATAATTATTGCAGAACGAAAACGTGGAGGTCCTTTTCCTACTCTTGTAGATTTTTTAAACAGAATTAAAGACCGAGCTCTAAACAGAAAGTCGCTTGAAGCACTCATTAAGTGTGGAGCTATGGATAAACTTGGAGAACGAGGTCATATGCTTGCAAATATTGATGATCTTTTGAAATACAATAAAGAATCAACTGCTACTCACGATCAAGATTCACTCTTTGGACTTATGGCAGATACGACAACTGTTCCATCACTCCGCATGAAAGATGCTCCAGCAGCTACAGGACCTGAAATGCTTGTCTGGGAAAAAGAATTGCTAGGATTGTATATTTCTGGCCACCCACTCGATCAGCATCAGGCAAAGATGACTCGAGTTGAAATGAATATTAAGAAAACAAAAGAAGTATTGAAAGACGGTATGATGGCTGTGGTCTATGGATTACTTGAAGAAGTAAAACCAATCAACACTAAGAAGGGTGATAAAATGGCATTCTTAAAGCTCTCTGATTATTCAAGCTCGATTGAAGCTGTTGCCTTCCCTCGAACACTAAAAGAATTTGAATCAATGTTGCAACAAGACAACTGTATTGCTATCAAAGGTAAATTCTCATTACGAAATGGGACACCTAGTATTCTTGTAGAAAAAGTAAAAGTTTTGTAA
- a CDS encoding type II secretion system protein: protein MKRINLRSEKGFTVIELIVVFAIIGLLSSFVLTTTSTARFNARSAQRLADLGQIHVALELYYDEHQSYPPSSGWNGIYSCWGYASTDSNANGWISQLVPRYIYKLPRDPRNHINCDAQYIYSSNTVDYKLIAHNPENCMGETRRNLPLRDPTRGGNNGCWAFGYWTPGAVSW, encoded by the coding sequence ATGAAAAGAATTAATCTACGTTCAGAAAAAGGTTTTACTGTAATAGAGCTCATCGTTGTTTTTGCTATTATCGGATTATTAAGTTCATTTGTTCTAACGACTACTTCAACAGCACGTTTTAATGCTCGATCAGCACAGCGATTAGCAGATCTGGGTCAAATTCATGTTGCACTAGAACTCTATTATGATGAACATCAATCATATCCACCCTCAAGCGGTTGGAATGGTATTTATTCTTGTTGGGGATACGCATCAACAGATAGTAATGCTAATGGGTGGATTTCTCAGTTAGTCCCAAGGTATATCTACAAGTTACCTCGTGATCCACGCAATCATATTAACTGTGACGCTCAGTATATCTATAGTTCTAATACTGTTGATTACAAATTGATAGCTCACAATCCAGAAAATTGTATGGGTGAAACAAGACGCAATCTTCCACTACGAGATCCAACCCGAGGAGGGAACAATGGCTGTTGGGCATTTGGGTATTGGACTCCTGGTGCTGTAAGTTGGTAG
- a CDS encoding ribonuclease HII, with product MKNILFTLGIDEAGRGPLAGPVAIGVVKVHKGHEATLKKLVKDIKGRDSKKLSPAKREEWFEKIKAFKKQGILDFHVALVPVQHIDEKGIAHAIRFGMKMCLRKVKADHTRSFVKLDGSLKAPQEFISQKTIIKGDEKEWIIGLASIAAKVSRDTYMIRQGKNALYKPYKLEIHKGYGTKVHRELIVKYGPSSLHRLSFLKNIVK from the coding sequence ATGAAAAATATACTGTTTACACTAGGTATAGATGAAGCAGGACGGGGACCACTTGCTGGTCCTGTTGCTATTGGTGTTGTGAAAGTACATAAAGGTCATGAAGCTACTCTTAAGAAATTAGTAAAAGATATTAAAGGAAGAGATTCAAAAAAGCTTTCTCCGGCAAAAAGAGAAGAATGGTTTGAAAAAATAAAAGCTTTTAAGAAACAGGGAATTTTGGATTTTCATGTTGCATTAGTTCCTGTTCAGCATATAGATGAGAAGGGAATTGCTCATGCTATACGTTTTGGAATGAAAATGTGCTTAAGAAAAGTTAAAGCTGATCATACTCGAAGTTTTGTAAAATTAGATGGATCATTAAAAGCACCTCAGGAATTTATTTCTCAAAAAACTATTATTAAAGGGGATGAAAAAGAGTGGATTATTGGGTTGGCTTCAATTGCAGCAAAAGTTAGTCGTGATACGTATATGATTCGACAAGGTAAAAATGCACTTTATAAGCCCTACAAGCTCGAAATTCACAAGGGATATGGTACAAAGGTACATAGAGAGCTTATTGTGAAATATGGCCCTAGTTCGCTGCATAGGCTGAGCTTTCTAAAAAATATTGTGAAATAG
- the nusB gene encoding transcription antitermination factor NusB, producing the protein MANRHLSRSIVLQSLYEWDFGHKSQDEALDVFKRNAEEFAPGMSDFAFMDKLLRGVLGKQPELDQIIEKAAPDWPIDKISAIDRNILRVGLYELLFSDRKEVPAKVAINEAIELAKNYGSDTSSRFVNGVLGAVYKEIGEPGKNETSKRKTKDIPDKDLPIEELSGAVVFARDGEDVYLALIHDIFGHWTLTKGKLQPGEDLEQGTIRNVKDELGLDIKIVEKLDENTYVAFNPETGKKKKHVTYYLTESGFTDIKLEQKGGLDDGKWFKLKDILELNFYNDILPIVTKAINSILSQK; encoded by the coding sequence ATGGCAAATAGGCATCTTTCAAGATCGATCGTTCTCCAGTCCTTATATGAATGGGACTTCGGTCACAAGAGCCAAGACGAGGCGCTTGATGTTTTCAAGCGCAACGCAGAAGAATTCGCTCCTGGAATGAGCGATTTTGCCTTTATGGATAAATTGCTACGAGGAGTGCTCGGTAAACAACCGGAACTCGATCAGATTATTGAAAAAGCAGCTCCAGACTGGCCAATTGATAAGATTTCAGCTATCGATCGAAATATTCTTCGAGTTGGTTTATATGAACTGTTGTTTTCAGATCGAAAAGAAGTTCCTGCCAAAGTAGCTATCAACGAGGCTATTGAACTCGCAAAAAATTATGGAAGTGATACATCAAGTAGATTCGTAAACGGAGTGCTTGGTGCGGTGTACAAAGAAATTGGAGAACCTGGCAAAAATGAAACCTCAAAGCGAAAGACTAAGGATATTCCTGATAAGGATTTACCTATAGAAGAGCTTTCTGGTGCAGTTGTATTTGCTCGTGATGGTGAAGATGTGTATCTTGCCCTCATTCACGATATTTTTGGTCACTGGACACTTACAAAAGGAAAACTTCAGCCTGGAGAAGATCTAGAACAAGGAACTATCCGAAATGTGAAGGATGAATTGGGACTTGATATTAAAATCGTAGAAAAACTTGATGAAAATACCTATGTGGCTTTCAATCCAGAAACTGGAAAGAAGAAAAAGCATGTAACGTACTATCTCACTGAATCTGGATTTACCGATATTAAACTAGAACAAAAAGGAGGTCTTGATGATGGAAAATGGTTTAAGCTTAAAGATATTCTTGAACTCAACTTCTACAACGATATTCTCCCAATAGTTACAAAAGCAATTAATAGCATTCTAT